Below is a window of Macadamia integrifolia cultivar HAES 741 chromosome 8, SCU_Mint_v3, whole genome shotgun sequence DNA.
CCATGGATATGATAACTACATGGAAGTCTATAAGAAGATCCGCAAGGTCCTCAAGTTCCAGGATCTCATCCTCAGTCAACCAAACCATACCATCTGTATGTCCCGTCTCGACATTTTAGCTCGCCGCTTCGACTTCAAACAGTATGAGGCTGGTGCGTTCATCCTCAAATTCCCCCATGTCTTTGAAATCTACGAACACCCGGTTCAGAGAATCCTCTATTGTCGTCTCACCCGGAAGGCCACCCTTCAAATTGAGCAAGAAAATCAAGCCCTTCAGGCCCAAATCCCAGATGCCACTATCCGTCTCCGCAAGTTGCTTATGTTGTCGAAAACAGGTCGCCTTCGCCTTGAACATATACGGATTGCACGCCTTGATTTTGGTCTTCCTGAAGACTTTGAGTTCTCTGTAATTCTCAAGAATCCACAGTTCTTCCGGTTGTTTGATGCGGAAGAGACTCGGTCTAAGTATGTTGAGGTAGTTAACAGAGACCCCAGTTTGGCCGTTTGTGCAATTGGGAAGctaagggagaaagaatataGAGAAAGAGGTATTGATGCTGAAAACATTAGGTTTTCCTTCATTGTTAATTTCCCTCCTGGGTTTAAGATTGGTAAATACTATAAAATTGCGGTTTGGAAGTGGCAACGGCTTCCGTACTGGTCACCATACGAGGATGTATCAGGTCATGATCTCCGTTCACTTGAAGCACAAAAGCGTATGGAGAAGAGGGCCATCGCAACAATTCATGAGTTACTGTCATTGACAGTTGAGAAGAAGCTTACTCTTGAGAGGATTGCACATTTTAGGTTGGCCATGGACATGCCCAAGAAGCTGAAGGAATTTCTGCTTCAACATCAAGGGATCTTTTATATTTCAACAAGAGGGAATCATGGTAAGCTTCATACAGTTTTTCTTCGGGAGGCATACCAGAAAGGTGAATTGATAGAACCAAATGAATTGTATTTGGCAAGGAGAAAATTGGCTGAGTTGATTTTGTTGAGCCCTAGGAAAGCAGCTGTGGATCTGGATTTATTTGAGTCTGGCAGGGATAGAGAGGATAATGGAAGGAGGGAAATCGGAAGAGATGGTGTTCAGAATAGTCATGTAGGCTTTATGTTTGAACATAAGTTGGGGATGGATGGAGGGCAGGAAGAGGACTCAAGCTTAGAAACTGGTACATTGGGAATTgatggagagaaagaagaggactTGGGCTCAGAAACTGGAGGAGATTCTGATTTTACTGGTGAAGAAAGTGATCTTGTTGAAACTTCAGATGAAGATGATGTTCATTGTTGAAAATGAATGATTCATTGAGATAATTTGATGGTGTTTGGACCTTTGCAATACTTAATCTATAATCCTTGGGCtccctcatcctttcagagccTCCAGGTAGAGCTTGAAGCAAGCAGTACTTGGTTGACTATTCCTGACAAGGCACGATTGGGAGCCCCAGCTGCGCTCTCTTCAGAGTATCCCAAAATGATTTATGAGAAGATTTTAACTCCTTGTTATATGGCCATTCTTCAGTAATAGAAATTGAAGTTTCATGATGCTCTGATGGGGGTGATAGCAGGGACCGTGTCAATGTTAGATTTAAtgctttccatttttctttgtcTTGGAAATTAGGCAAAGGACTAATTAGAAGGTGGCGGGGCATGACTTCTCTTTCCCCACCCCTACCAGCTAGCAAGGTTGGCTGGCTGACTAACCAAAGGTATTATGTTGGAGTTCCACAACTGATAATACAAAGTCATAGAATTTCTGATAtagaattgaaatttgaataGCATTTCATCTGCCAGGCAGCTTAACAGACCCATGTTAAAGCATTGGATTTTTTAACATTGTATATTCTATTCTTTGTCTTCCTGGctatttaatttttcatttctatTCTTTCTTCTGTTTGTTCGTTCCTTCTGTTCCTCAATGTATATACTTGACAACTATCTTAGTCCGTTCTTTAAGCTAGTCATAATTCAGCTTCTTGCTGGAGCAGAAGAAAGGTCTGTTGAAATATTTAATAATGGAGAGGTATTGGATCAAAGTGTTTCAGATGGGACCTTATTTGTTGGGGAAACATTTTCTCGCATCCGTCGACGTGGATTTGCAGGTGATCTTAGATAAACTGAAATATTTGAAATGCCTTCTAGATTGTGCAAGGTCCTGTCTCCATGACAAGTTCTCTGTTTTTATTGTCAAAGTCTGAAAATTTTGGCAATGATTATGAAACTGCTCTTCTTGTCAATTTAAATAATGAGAGATAAAATGTTCGAAACGTGCCATCTATATATAGACTCATGTTTTTTCTATTTGTCTCTTCTCGTCTCTTTTTTCTGAGGGTATGCCATTCTCTACAGTATTCAAGCTCCAAAACGTCTTCTTGTCATATAAGGGCTATCAATCTtcatatttaaatattttaatcaTTTGCTTAGGTTGATATCGCTGATTATAACTATAATATCCATTGTTGCAATTATCTAATATGAGATTCATTATTAATTATTCTAAAAAGTTATGATGGCACATATTTTTGTAACCATTAAACTTAGAACTGAACAGAAAACCGCTTATTTTAATCCTTCATTCTTGCAGAGCAACAGATCCTGATTACACACCATTATTTGCTTATTTTTTACTTGGTTtcacattttcttttccaaaaaaacTTAGTTTTGGCTTGGCCAGGCTGCAGGATTGATTTTTAATCAGTCcttgatgaagaaattttttatgcTACTTAATTGTCTACAAACCTACCATGATTGGAAGCCAAGGGTGAAAGGAGGAATAGAGAAGAAACTGAAATGGGGTTATGCTTTCAAGAAATTTctgtagcattttttttttttttggccaggGTTGGGGCCCGGGTGGAGAGGGGCTGGGTAATGGGGCACACACTAAGTCCATTATAGTTGAGATCAGTTTCATTTGTTGGGATTTGTGTGCTCTTTGTCGGTTGGAGCAATTTTTAGGTACATGACACAACTACCCACATGTAAGggttattttggtaattttattgCAATTTGATGATATTAACCTTTCGTTGGAGTTATTAGGAGATTGAGTCAAATTCCAagtttattttcagtttcagtttaagAATccaattaggattttttttatttaatttttcttatatatgtcACTAGTCACCAAGATATACATTGGATTTGAATGAATGTAATTTTGGCTGTATGCTGCTGTAAGAGACGAATGTTTGGTTCGACTGTTTctgtcttctctttctcttgtttGATTCTTTTCCCCTTCATCTTCCTGTCTCAGGTTTGATTTCTCTCTTTgccttcttttctattcttcttcctcttcttttcttctgtttcctCTTCTATTCTTTCGGTTAGTACCTTCACTAGAGATACTCTGTTCTGGTGTGGGTTCTGGGAACTACAAGAGTCCGGTTAGTACCTTTACTAGAGATAATCTGTTCTGGTGTGGGTTCTGGGAACCACAAGAACAGAAACAATCTCTCTTCATTCCTGTTTTCTTTTACCTGAGATATTGTGATACAGTTCAAGGAAGAAAACAGTTTCATTTTGGAGTTTCTATTTCTGTGTAATCTTTAGTATTAGCTtagattttctttgttttttgtaCTTGCTATTTTGTTTAATAGTCTGAGTTTGCTTTTTGTACAAGTCTCAATATTCTTTGTAAGGaactttctgtttttctttatttatagcaaCTATCACTATATATGTAATGGATCATTGAGAGTCCTCCCTATGATTTGATGAAGATTTGAGTTTATGGCTTTTGTCAATGGCTGTGTGAAACAGTGGGGTGAGAGGCCTTGAGGTGAAGATGCCTAGGAGTGAGTGAGAAACTCTACAACTATTCTTCCTTTTATCCTCCCAATCGATACTGCTGTTTCTATTTACTGTTCTGAGATTTTCTTCGCATCTGGAATCCAATCGAAGGCTCCGTGTTGCTGCTGGAGTTATTGTTTGGCTTTTAGAAGAGTGCTTGTTGCTGCTTCATCAGTTGCTGACTGGAGAAGACTAGAATATACCCTGCAGTTCAGCATCGCTGGTGTTTCTTGCTAAAACCTTCAAGACCACGAAACTGAAGATCCATTCATCAACGAGAATCCATATTTTGACATCCAGGTACACTCACAGCTCCCTTCAATGGTTGAGGCTGATCTGACGGCTAGGTTTGTCTATGCTAGTTAAGTTACAAATTCTGGACCATAGTTTCTACTTCTGAGATTCATTGATATCTCAGCCTCTAGCCATGAATTTCGGCTCAAAGTTGACTCTTCTACAGGAACCTGTAAAATCACCATGAGAAGATGCATGTACATTGTTCATCTGCTGCCAACAACTATATATCACTCGAAAACACTACCAATAGTTATCATGCATTGCCACATGAGTCCGGAAACTTCTTCAACACTGTCAAGCTGCCAAGTGTCCTGAACTCACTGCCAAGTAATTGTCTTCTACTGTGAGCTCTACCAGATCATTTGTGACCACTGCCATATCACTCTGAACATTCTGCCACTGCTACATCACTTTGCCTGGGGTATTGCTTTGGTGACTCAGACTGCACCACGTAGACAACAATGACAAGTTGACAAATCTCATGCATTGTGTGTACAATAGCATGGAGATTTGGCTTTGGTCATTAAGTAAATGATTCAGAACAAGATAGTTCATGGAGGCCTGCACACATTATTTGGAGAGCAAGATCTTTTGTAACCAAACGAACACCTTGTTCATTTTGTGACCTAGATCTAATAACTCCAGTGCAGATTCATTGGTGAGAATGGGGCTGGGAGAGAAATATTATACAGGCTGATTTGAAGAAAGCTTTGAGAGTTGATAGGTCCGTTGTAATTAAGAGTGTCAATTCGGTACGGTACCGGTATTTGGTATGGTATCAGTACGGTACAGGGCATATATACCCCATCATGATGCCGTACCAATAGTGGTTCAGTACAGGAACCTCATACTGATACTGTACCAaatctgtttggtttggtattCGGTATGGTATCGGTACAATATGGTGTGTTTTTAAGTCATATCCCATACCCATACCCATACCGATACCGTACCGAATAGTGTCTTGGTATAGGAACCTCATAGGCTCATACTGATCCCGTACCGAATTAATTCTGTTTGGTTCGATATGGTTTCGGTCTTGGTTTTCGGTTTTCGGTTTTCGGTTTTTGGTACAGGTTGACACCCTTGGCTGTAATCCAATTGTTtatgttcttataattgttaTATTTCTTGtacactttctttctttgggacATTACTCGTTAAATTTTTTGTTATGATTTAATAAAGAGATtgttcacacacacacactctctttctctttcccattttcatttttgatcACTTTTTTAATAATAGTATATGTAATTTTCCCCTTGAACAGGATCCACTTCCACATTTTCTTGTTACCCTGAAGCAGATATCTTAACTTCCACTGATCAGTTGATGCCGACAGTTGTTGATGACAGGTTGGAAAACTGGCGAGAAGGTAAAGGTTGTATTAAAGGCTTTGATGACTGTCCATGTTTATTTCGTACTTCATGGTTCTTTTTTTAGATGGGCACATTATagaagagggggtgggggagggggggaaggtAACAGCCATGAGAATCGAACTCCTGGTGAGTGTGGACTTAGCacaccaactgcgctaggcagttgttTACTTCACTGTTCTTAGTACACTTCATCAGTTTTCGAAGTACCGTGCTTTATAGATCTTCTAATTGGGATTCTGGCATTGTTGTTCTGTTCCTTTGGAGAGATTATCTTAAATTAAACCCTTAAACCCAAGAAAGAGTAAATGACTTTTCTAAAAGTGGTTAATTAGGAGAGGAAAGGAGCGTAAATGTAAATTTTCACCTTGTATGTAAATAAAATTTCTGCTTTTTTGCTGCTGTTGTGAGTTGAAACACTAAACCTCATATCATTCGTCATTGCCATCACTTGCTGACTACCTCTATGCTACTTTCTCTTGAACACCATTAAACCTCTCTTCCCTCTCCAAGACAACACACAGCCAAGAAAACTGCAATCCAATAGGAGTTTGCATACCTGGTTTTGGACTACATCTATTCATTTTTATCACTCCCTTTACTCAAGCATTTATTGGGTACATGGATGCTATCTAAACTTTCAGAATTTTTGTTAAGGTTCCTTGGTTGGGGACATCACACTGTCCACAACTTCCCTTTATGTAAGGGCCCTGGGGATGAGTTATAAATACCAACTACTGAGTTAATTGGTGATGGTCTTTGGGATCTAAATCTATCCTTTATAGGGATAAGACCAATAAAATTAGTTCTCATGATCTTTTGATAGATACCCTACTTAAAAAGAGACAACAATCATCATAATAGGTTTGCTTTCACCATCTACTGACTTCTTGGAAAAAGCAGACTGATGTAGTGCAAGATGCATAATAAGTTCCAATTCTTTTGTTTGTTATGTTCTTTTGTCCTTTTACGAATATTTGGTGGTTCTGGTGGTACTTTATTCTAATCAAGAAGTTTAGCCAGTGGTCTACTAAAACTTTGGAATCAATTAGAGTTAGAACATCATTACTTAttagctaattttttttttggggtgggggggtggttATTTTACAGGTCCTATTAATCAAATAACCCAAAGAGATCAATTTATGACCCTTTGGATTTTGAAGTTATAAAGTGTTCACAGTTTCAAAGTAATTTGAGCTTTGGTTTCTTTGAGTGCTAAACTTAGTTTTTAGTGTTCTTATGCACATAGCATTCTACATCAACTCTATCAAGGAACATGGttatttgcaaaaaaaaaactattttaagagtgaaaattttgttttaggCTGTATTTGATTGTCCAGAGACTAGGAGATTGTTGAGAAGTGTTGGAGAATGTAGGATAGTCAATTAAAGTGGGAGAAAATGCTCCTCATTTTCAAACTTTTGTTTAGTTGCAGTAGGAAAGTGTAAGAAAAGTTACTTTCCTGAGAATGTGGCCAAATCTGACCAAAATTCTTCAACAGCTCTATTTGGAGGGGATAGGGAAGTGGGTGTGAAAGGTGCCATTACCAAGACATTCTCCTAAGCTACCCAATGACAAAAAACTTTCGGAAAGTGGCCAAAGAGGGAACTTTCAGACACTCTCCCCAACTGTATGGACAACCGCACAATGCCTTAGGTATTTCCTTACTTATCCCTTTCTCATGTTCTTGTAGCTATATTATTTCCTTACTTTGTCCCTTTCTCATGTTCTTGTAGCTATATCTTGTCCTAGAGAAAGATTCTTTATTTAGTTCTGTAATTCTTCACTGTTctccatctcttctcttctcaatCTTCCATTGTGTT
It encodes the following:
- the LOC122087408 gene encoding protein ROOT PRIMORDIUM DEFECTIVE 1, with the protein product MQFLQSFVYFPIRFLRINHNHYQNQTSIAKHLLYYDITCFRHMSQSTSIPKKQQRVRDHGYDNYMEVYKKIRKVLKFQDLILSQPNHTICMSRLDILARRFDFKQYEAGAFILKFPHVFEIYEHPVQRILYCRLTRKATLQIEQENQALQAQIPDATIRLRKLLMLSKTGRLRLEHIRIARLDFGLPEDFEFSVILKNPQFFRLFDAEETRSKYVEVVNRDPSLAVCAIGKLREKEYRERGIDAENIRFSFIVNFPPGFKIGKYYKIAVWKWQRLPYWSPYEDVSGHDLRSLEAQKRMEKRAIATIHELLSLTVEKKLTLERIAHFRLAMDMPKKLKEFLLQHQGIFYISTRGNHGKLHTVFLREAYQKGELIEPNELYLARRKLAELILLSPRKAAVDLDLFESGRDREDNGRREIGRDGVQNSHVGFMFEHKLGMDGGQEEDSSLETGTLGIDGEKEEDLGSETGGDSDFTGEESDLVETSDEDDVHC